The Fimbriimonas ginsengisoli Gsoil 348 genome window below encodes:
- the fbaA gene encoding class II fructose-bisphosphate aldolase, with amino-acid sequence MPVPDPQTFARLLDAAQAGNYALASINVTSSNTASAALAAFAETKTDGILQISTGGGEFFSGPAKNMALGAIALAEYIHRIAERLDVYIAITTDHCVPAKVDTFLRPLIAEAKRRKDAGLGNLFNGHMFDGSELPMEENMKISRELLAEMAPLGLILEVETGVVGGEEDGIDNTHAHASKLYTTPEDMLYAYEQLKDLGRFTLAATFGNVHGVYKPGNVKLTPKILKDGNDAVVAKYGDAAKLDLVFHGGSGSTIEEIHETLEYGVIKMNVDTDCQYAFTRPIADHMMKNYDGVLRIDGEMGDKKTYDPRSFLKKGEAGMKKRVIQAADELRSLGKTIFGG; translated from the coding sequence ATGCCCGTACCCGACCCGCAGACATTCGCCCGCTTGCTCGACGCCGCCCAAGCGGGGAACTATGCGCTGGCTTCCATCAACGTCACTTCTTCCAACACCGCGAGCGCCGCGCTCGCCGCATTTGCCGAAACAAAGACGGACGGCATCCTACAAATCAGCACGGGAGGGGGAGAGTTCTTCAGCGGCCCGGCGAAGAATATGGCGCTCGGCGCGATCGCGCTCGCGGAATACATCCACCGGATCGCCGAGCGGCTCGACGTTTACATCGCGATCACGACCGACCATTGCGTGCCGGCGAAGGTCGACACGTTTCTCCGCCCTCTGATCGCGGAAGCCAAACGGCGAAAGGACGCGGGACTCGGCAACCTTTTTAACGGCCATATGTTCGACGGATCGGAGCTGCCGATGGAGGAGAACATGAAGATCAGCCGCGAGCTGCTCGCTGAGATGGCGCCGCTCGGGCTCATTCTAGAAGTCGAAACCGGCGTCGTCGGTGGAGAAGAGGACGGTATCGACAACACCCATGCCCATGCGTCGAAGCTGTACACCACTCCGGAGGACATGCTCTACGCCTACGAGCAGCTCAAGGACCTGGGCCGGTTCACGCTGGCGGCGACCTTCGGCAACGTGCACGGCGTTTACAAGCCGGGCAACGTGAAGCTGACGCCGAAGATCTTGAAAGACGGGAACGACGCGGTCGTTGCCAAGTACGGCGATGCGGCGAAGCTCGACCTGGTTTTCCACGGCGGCAGCGGATCCACGATCGAGGAAATCCACGAGACGCTGGAGTACGGCGTCATCAAAATGAACGTGGATACCGACTGCCAATACGCCTTCACCCGCCCGATCGCCGACCACATGATGAAGAACTACGACGGCGTGCTCCGAATCGACGGAGAGATGGGGGACAAGAAGACTTACGATCCGCGGAGCTTCCTCAAAAAGGGCGAGGCGGGTATGAAGAAGCGGGTAATTCAAGCGGCCGACGAGCTTCGCAGCCTCGGCAAGACGATTTTCGGAGGGTAA
- a CDS encoding metalloregulator ArsR/SmtB family transcription factor — MSNVYHELGETSRRLILAELRSGPKNVTDLVTSTGLKQPNVSNHLARMRQRQIVRAEKVGREVFYALASPEIEAIVHSACCQGKAAVCSEALEELTRAYAAAAIEGDEQACSEVMDVAFRARMALVDIYQEVLTPAMAIVGERYKSGEINAAQEHLASNVTERMMFRTMQLIGPTRRHDKTVILGCAPNGWHVIGLRMIADYLRFCGWKTLYLGANVPVACFVSAVHQYRPEMVLLSCSCSDAIGETLHLIAALDALRTDGLSFVIGAGGRCLESHRERFQDSPLDFTASSLREFATCHLPRIEQLTPATPVASAPSR; from the coding sequence ATGTCGAACGTTTACCACGAGCTTGGTGAAACCTCCCGGAGGTTGATCTTGGCCGAGCTTCGCTCGGGCCCCAAGAACGTGACCGACCTGGTGACCTCGACCGGACTCAAGCAACCGAACGTTTCCAACCACCTCGCCCGCATGCGCCAACGGCAGATCGTGCGCGCCGAGAAGGTTGGCCGGGAGGTCTTTTATGCCCTCGCCAGCCCCGAAATCGAGGCGATCGTCCACTCCGCCTGTTGCCAGGGCAAAGCCGCCGTCTGCTCCGAAGCCCTGGAAGAGCTCACCCGCGCCTACGCCGCCGCCGCGATCGAGGGCGACGAGCAGGCATGTTCGGAAGTGATGGACGTGGCGTTCCGAGCCCGGATGGCACTCGTCGACATCTACCAAGAAGTGCTTACGCCCGCCATGGCGATCGTGGGTGAGCGTTACAAATCCGGGGAGATCAATGCGGCTCAAGAGCACCTGGCCAGCAACGTCACCGAGCGGATGATGTTCCGCACCATGCAGCTCATCGGCCCTACCCGCCGGCACGACAAGACCGTGATCCTCGGTTGCGCCCCCAACGGCTGGCACGTAATCGGCCTGCGAATGATCGCCGACTACCTCCGCTTCTGCGGCTGGAAGACCCTCTACCTAGGCGCGAATGTCCCCGTCGCCTGCTTCGTCTCCGCCGTCCACCAATACCGCCCGGAGATGGTTCTCCTAAGCTGCTCTTGCAGCGACGCCATCGGCGAAACATTGCACCTGATCGCCGCCCTCGACGCCTTGCGAACCGACGGCCTCTCCTTCGTCATCGGCGCAGGCGGCCGCTGCCTAGAATCCCACCGCGAGCGCTTCCAAGATTCCCCCCTCGACTTCACCGCCTCCTCCCTCCGAGAGTTCGCCACCTGCCACCTCCCCCGCATCGAACAATTGACACCCGCCACCCCCGTAGCATCGGCTCCCAGCCGATGA
- a CDS encoding tetratricopeptide repeat protein has protein sequence MSRGDAVPQSDLPPEARETENPYGCVGREMAVQALERAMLRPPAGILLRGVGGVGTTTLARDYLGRLQAAGNLDIGCLWTDFRDIRTVDHLINLIGQPMFEDSFTSAEMAVKLDAIGSVLREHRLVSVWDNFDFALGNLTSEDCEILKTFLGRLDGGKSKVIMTSHISQEWLGGSNFSEIEIGGLEGNGRWAFCERLLQDLGIPYNRNDAGLIELIDGLGGHPLAMRAVLPRLRDRSPAQLAEVLRKNMAELKLPDGELSSKLTASLRFVEDSLSPELKSLLTPISLFEGYVDAFFLEHMANHFDPAPSRADIDLLTGALVDAGLLKDLGEGVYQVHGALTGYLRTAVARKSREDWAGAFVDTMARLGSALASGPMLDDRLSFGQLVPTYYQALAEAERLNLNVHFSALIQVLATFAQGMGDLTSESRLYQRLADFKLSNGDELGAAEAYHQLGTSAAKRRDFVTAETWYRKTLAIGERLNDLHMAAVTCHSLGMIAQDRRDLSAAENWFRKSLDWSERLGDQQGVASSSHHLGMVAREAGDSARANTWYRKSLEISERLGLEAFASATYHQLGVAAFDGRDLVAAENWYYKSLELCERLEDEYSAALTYHEMGRLAEERGNLGAAEVWYGKSLQIKERSNDEYGAASTYNQLANIYFMLGDYVEAGEWSLQAAENYLKFGDSITADKVLMNFLTYWRQATVEDKEVLSSRWEAFGLGPFPEANL, from the coding sequence ATGAGCAGGGGCGATGCCGTGCCGCAATCTGACCTTCCGCCGGAGGCGAGAGAGACCGAAAACCCGTATGGGTGCGTTGGCCGCGAGATGGCGGTTCAGGCATTGGAAAGGGCCATGCTTCGCCCGCCTGCCGGAATCCTCCTAAGGGGAGTTGGGGGAGTTGGCACGACCACTCTAGCCCGAGATTATTTGGGACGACTCCAAGCCGCCGGCAACCTAGACATTGGTTGCCTATGGACTGACTTCCGCGACATCCGAACTGTGGACCACTTGATCAATCTGATCGGTCAGCCTATGTTCGAGGACTCGTTTACGTCGGCCGAGATGGCGGTCAAGCTCGACGCTATCGGTTCGGTCTTGCGAGAGCACCGCTTGGTCAGCGTTTGGGACAACTTTGACTTCGCGCTCGGAAACCTGACCTCGGAGGATTGCGAAATCCTCAAGACGTTTCTTGGCCGGCTCGACGGTGGCAAGAGCAAAGTCATCATGACGAGCCACATCTCTCAGGAGTGGCTAGGTGGTTCCAACTTCTCCGAGATCGAGATCGGCGGGTTAGAAGGGAATGGTAGATGGGCGTTTTGCGAGCGGCTTCTTCAAGACCTGGGGATTCCTTACAACCGAAACGACGCGGGATTGATTGAGCTCATCGATGGCCTTGGTGGTCATCCGCTCGCGATGCGGGCAGTCTTGCCCCGGCTGAGGGATCGGTCGCCGGCACAACTCGCCGAAGTCTTGCGAAAAAACATGGCTGAGCTCAAGTTGCCAGACGGGGAACTTAGCTCAAAGTTGACCGCCTCCCTTCGATTCGTTGAAGATTCGCTGTCGCCGGAATTGAAGTCGCTCCTCACTCCAATTAGTCTGTTCGAGGGGTACGTCGATGCATTTTTCTTGGAGCACATGGCGAACCACTTCGATCCGGCTCCTTCGCGCGCCGACATCGACCTCCTTACCGGTGCACTTGTGGATGCTGGCTTGCTCAAGGACCTAGGCGAAGGGGTCTATCAAGTTCACGGTGCGCTAACCGGTTACCTGAGGACCGCAGTGGCTCGCAAGTCTCGTGAAGATTGGGCCGGTGCATTCGTGGACACGATGGCACGCTTAGGCTCCGCCCTCGCTTCGGGTCCCATGCTTGATGACCGCCTGTCCTTCGGCCAACTCGTACCAACCTATTACCAAGCGCTGGCGGAAGCTGAACGCCTGAATCTAAACGTTCATTTCTCGGCGTTAATCCAAGTACTCGCCACGTTTGCTCAAGGCATGGGCGACTTGACGAGCGAGAGTCGCTTGTATCAACGACTTGCCGACTTCAAGCTTTCAAACGGCGACGAGCTAGGTGCCGCCGAGGCTTACCACCAACTCGGTACGTCGGCCGCCAAGCGGCGCGATTTTGTGACGGCCGAGACTTGGTACCGCAAAACACTAGCGATCGGCGAGCGATTGAACGACCTGCACATGGCGGCCGTTACTTGTCACAGCTTGGGGATGATCGCTCAGGATCGGCGTGACCTCTCGGCAGCTGAGAATTGGTTTCGAAAGTCACTGGATTGGAGTGAGCGGTTGGGTGACCAGCAAGGGGTAGCCAGCTCCTCTCATCACCTGGGGATGGTTGCACGAGAAGCCGGGGACTCGGCAAGGGCGAATACTTGGTATCGAAAATCGCTTGAGATCAGCGAGCGGTTAGGGCTCGAGGCGTTTGCCAGTGCCACCTATCACCAGTTAGGGGTGGCGGCCTTCGATGGCCGCGACCTTGTGGCGGCCGAGAACTGGTATTACAAGTCTCTCGAATTATGTGAGCGCCTGGAAGATGAATACTCCGCCGCCCTGACGTACCACGAGATGGGGAGGCTGGCTGAAGAGCGGGGCAACCTAGGGGCGGCCGAGGTTTGGTATGGAAAATCGCTACAGATCAAAGAGCGATCTAACGATGAGTACGGCGCGGCCTCCACTTACAATCAACTCGCAAATATTTACTTCATGCTCGGGGATTACGTCGAAGCTGGAGAATGGTCGCTACAGGCGGCAGAGAATTATCTTAAATTTGGAGATTCAATTACCGCGGATAAGGTGCTTATGAACTTCCTCACCTATTGGCGACAGGCTACCGTCGAGGACAAGGAAGTGCTGTCATCGAGGTGGGAAGCATTCGGCTTAGGCCCTTTTCCCGAGGCTAATCTCTGA
- a CDS encoding sulfite exporter TauE/SafE family protein, which yields MPLTTQQYVEGALAALIFGFSKTGVPGSGILAIPIMGAVFGGRLSVGATLPMLIFADCFAVAFYRGDTDWTRLRQLAPWVVGGLICGTVFLKVVGEHPTWKDPMNPMIGLIVLAMVGITLLRKRLGDRLLPHSKSGTRVTGVVAGFSTMVANAAGPIMQIYLIATGMAKERMMGTTALYFFIFNLSKVPFLLWLTWDNPSNPIITVPTFQFNLLMFPVIIVGALLGKRLLPIIPQKAFNDVVMVLTVVAALRLVFF from the coding sequence ATGCCCCTCACCACCCAGCAATACGTGGAGGGGGCGCTGGCGGCGCTGATCTTTGGGTTTTCGAAGACCGGGGTGCCGGGCAGCGGGATCTTGGCGATTCCGATCATGGGGGCGGTGTTTGGGGGGCGGTTGTCGGTTGGCGCGACGCTCCCGATGCTGATCTTCGCCGACTGCTTCGCGGTGGCGTTCTATCGTGGCGATACCGATTGGACGCGGCTCCGGCAGCTCGCGCCGTGGGTGGTCGGCGGGTTGATTTGCGGGACCGTCTTTCTAAAGGTCGTGGGCGAGCACCCGACCTGGAAGGACCCGATGAACCCGATGATCGGGCTCATTGTGCTTGCCATGGTCGGGATCACGCTGCTACGAAAGCGGTTGGGTGACCGGCTGCTCCCGCACAGTAAGTCTGGGACGAGGGTGACGGGCGTGGTCGCCGGCTTCAGCACGATGGTGGCGAACGCTGCCGGGCCGATCATGCAGATCTACCTGATCGCGACCGGGATGGCGAAGGAGCGGATGATGGGAACCACCGCCCTTTACTTCTTCATCTTCAACCTGTCGAAGGTGCCGTTCCTGCTCTGGCTAACCTGGGACAACCCGTCGAATCCGATCATCACGGTGCCGACGTTCCAGTTCAATTTGCTGATGTTCCCGGTGATCATCGTAGGCGCCCTCCTCGGGAAACGCCTTCTCCCGATCATCCCGCAGAAGGCATTCAACGACGTCGTCATGGTGCTGACCGTGGTGGCGGCATTGCGGTTGGTTTTCTTCTAG